The segment GTCACGTGTTTTATAAAATATTTTTTTTACCCCCTCTTAAAATATTTTATTTTGAAAATCAGACTAAAATTTCAAATCCGGCCAATATCTGTGGTGAATGTGTTAATTCCATAGTTAAACCATCCGTCACCATCCACCAATTCAACTTGAAAAATTAAACAGCGGCCTATATCCTCCTCAATAATGTTTATCTGATCAGGGTTACATGGCCGATCCGGCGCCAGGGATTTCCAAAACAATCCTTTGCTGTGACAAGCCAGACATAAACGTCCTGCTGGGCAACTTCCGCTCCATTATTCGCCGTTCCATCCCAGCCTTTCAAACTTTGGGTTTCAAAGATAAGATTACCCCACCGGTCAAAAATATACATCTGTACCTCGCAGAAGTTATACTGCTCTACACGGAAGAAGTCATTATCTCCATCACCGTTAGGGGTGAACGCATTGGGAATGTATATGGACGAGATGTCTTTTACACATACGGTATTAGGCACGCTGTCCGCACATCCATATTGGTTGATGATATACAGCATGACCGGATAGCAGCCGGTGTCAGGATAGGTATGATTGGGATTCTGCACCATGGATGTATCACCATCACCAAATGTCCAGAACCAGCTTATGGCATCTGTTGATTTATCCGTAAAGTCAATCACGGGACTCATTATGCTTACCTCCCATGGACTCGCCAGAAAATCAGCCTGAGGAAGAATGTCAATATTGCCAACCGTCGCTGTGCGGATGACAAAACATCCATTGGTATCAGTTACCGTAATGGTATACGTACCTGAGCAAAGCCCGGTCACATCTGCCGTGCTATCTCCTGAACTCCATAAATAGCTGTATCCCGGCGTCGCACCGGAGGCTGACACACTAACCCCACCCTCACAGTTGCCGCAAATCTCATTTTCTGCTGAAGGATTAATCACCAGAGGTGTGGGCTCATTGACTGTAGCGGATATGGTATCCTGACAGCCATTGTTATCCGTAACCGTAACCGTATAGGTCCCTGCACATAGTCCCGTTGCTATCGAATCCGTGGCACCGGAAGACCATAAATAGGTATATCCCGGGGTACCACCGGATGCAGAAACGGTTGCGCTGCCGTTACAATCTCCTGCACATAAGACATCGGTTGCTGAGGTGGTGGTGGTGACCTGGGTAGGCTCACTTACGATGGCCGATGAAGTATCCGTGCATCCATTGGCATCGGTGACGGTCACAAAATATGTATTTGCACACAAACCGGTACTGACAGAATCTGTGCCACCCGAAGACCACATATAAGAATAAGGCGGGGTGGCTCCCGTTGGAGTAACCGTAACCGTTCCGGTACAATCTCCGAAACAAGCCACATCCGTTGACGACGGCGTGAGCACCAGGGGTGTCGGCTCGTTCACGGTTCCAGAAATACTGTCCGTGCATCCGTTATTATCTGTAACCGTTACGGTATATGTACCTGCGCATAAACCGGAGATGGAGGTTCCGGTTTCTCCGGTACTCCATAGGTATATGTAGTTAGGCGTAGCGCCGGTCGCGGATACTGTTGCGGTCCCATCACAGTCATTCGCACACAACACATCCGTTGTGGTGATATTGAGCACCAATGGCGTTGGCTGATTTACCGTTGTAGTCGCTGTGGCCTGACAACCGATACTATCGGTAATGGTCACTGAATACGTTCCGGCACACAGACCGGATATGGAGGTACCTGACTGGCCGTCACTCCAGGCAAACACATAAGGTGGGGTGCCGGGTGTTGTTACAGTAACCGTAGCGGTCCCGTCACACGACCCGAAACATAACGCATCTGTGGCGGTTGCAGAGATCACCGGAGCACCGAAGTTCCTGACGGAATCCAGGGCTGCGGTCACACAACCGTTTGCATCTGTAACCGTCACATTGTAGTCACCTGCACACAAATCCGGACAAGAGGCGGAAGTGCAACCATTGCTCCAAAGGAAAGAAAAGGGAGCACTTCCGGTTGCGGATACGGATACCGATCCGTCACAGGCCCCGCAACCTCCGTTTACATGGCTGGTTGTTAGCACGGGCGGATCATTGATCACCACCGTAGCGGAAGTACTTTGTATGATTCCCAGGCTATCCGTTACCGTTACGTTATAAGTGGTGGTTGTGGCAGGGCATACCTGGTAAGGACCTGCTTCCGTGCCAATATTGGGACTCCACTGGAAGGTATAAGGAGGAGTTCCTCCGTCGATGGTCACCTCCATATCCGCGCATGCGGACGGTCCGGCACACATGGTATCTCCAATGAGAGATATGTTAAAGTTGCAAGGCTGTACGGTAACCGTGACCTGCTCCGAAAGCGAACACCCTCCACCCATTTGGGTAGCCACGGTAATGGTATAAGTAGTCGTGGTAGTCGGAGCAGGGTCAAGTACCAGTGTGGAGTCATTGCCCACCACTGTGCCATTGCCATCCGTCCATGTATAGGTAAGATCATCAGGTCCGGTCGCGGTGGAGTAGACCGTAACAGGTGTCATGCCCTCGCATATGGTTGTATCACCTCTCGACTCAAGCGTAACAACCCGGATGGTATCCGTTACCGTTGTAAAGCAACCTGAACCCGGAATGGATTCAAATTTAACCGTATAGATATCCATATCCTGAGGGTTGTTCACCGTATACGTCATGTCCGTACCTACCACATTACCGGTCGTATCCGGACCTTCATACCATATATAGTTCTGAAATCCGATAGGGGCAGGAAGGGTCACGGTCCCTCCGGTACCACATACAACAACCCCTTCATATATCACCGGATTGCAATATGTATCCAGATATGCATAGCCGAAGTGGCCACCCCGGTTGCAGTCTGCCGTGCAAAATTTGATAGTCACGGTTTGCCCTATGTAAGCGGTCAGATCTGTACCGATGGCCTTCCAGGGTTGCCACCAGATATCATTGTTTCCCGATGTTTTGATAAATCCATTACATTCTGCATCTATACTAACCTGTGTATACTCACCGCCACAACCGATGATGTCCCCACCCGAGTTGGTGATGGTTACTTCAAAGCGCGGGGAATCCATAAAGCCATGCTGGTTACCCGCCTGCTGGGGATCTTCCATGACAATGGCATACAAGTAGGTAAACATGGCATTCTGCGGGGTAACCACAAAGCTGCTTTGCAGACATTCACTTCTCCAACCCGGTTCATGGTTTCCGATCCTCACGGCATAGGTTCCTCCGCCGGGAGGCACAACGGGCAGGTTTCCGTTGGAATGAATATCGGTATTTCCGGCTGTTACAATGCTAAACCGGGCGGTATTGTTGATATTGGTATAGTTCGGGGCGGCGCCATTGGTCCACGTTCCCTGACTTAGATCTTTGCCACATGAATTCGGAAAATTATAATTGGTATTGGCCTGGATCTCCCCCCTGTCATCCACTCCTCTGTTGGCTACAATGGCATCCGCCTGTGAAAGTATGGCATTCCCTCCCACTGTGCCGGTCCAGTTGGTGAGGCAACCCGATTCAAAGTTCAGGTTGTTGCCGCAATCCTCACCACCTTCATTTCCGGAAATATCCGGTATAGGATTCGGACATTGTGTGATTGACACGTGGAAGTCCGCACAATCGCTGCAAGAGAACCCTGAGCAAACCGCACTTGCCACCACAATATAATAGGTCTGCCCACCCGTCAGGCTGAGATTATCCAGCACCAGCATCATGTTCTCCGAACCCTGCGGGGTGAGTGTGTACTGATTAAAATCAAGGCAACTTACACCTGGGGCACTGGGGCAGCCATCCAGAATCGCGACGCCCGCATTGGTTACATTGGCGTCGATTGCCCATTGCAATTGTATCCGGATATCGATGTTGAATGTGGGGGTGTATTGGAATACATAATCCAACCCTCCGAAGAAGTTGTTGTTCAGGCAGGCGACATTTGTATAGTCGCTTCCCATATTACAATTCGAAAGGAAAGTCTCGTAAAAGGGCAATCCATATATAGTATCAGGAGATGCACATGTCGACTGACCGCGTACATTTCCACATAACGCTAATGCAAAGACTAGCAAGCTGGTCCACTTTTTCATTCCTACGATTTAATTACGGTGGGAGACTCGCGATAGAGAGGACGGCACGATATCTTCCCGAAAAACAAATGGTACAACAACAATGGAAAAGTATTGATTTACCAACGCATTGTCAATGGTATCAGCGATAAAATCATATGCGTTTTGGCATCAGTATTTGTCGTTAAACCATTTATCATGTTTCACATTTTATTGATTATCAAACCGGAGCACATCCGTATTTTTTTGCTACGAATAAAGCCTTTCGTGTCCGTGCAACGGGTTTGTAAACCTACCAAAACATATTTATTATATTTGTTTATGCGTCACGAAATTATCATCGACCTTTCCAACAGCCCCTGGGTGCGATCTTCAGGACTGTAGTAATACCGCACCAAATCACCCCTCCCCTTTTCAATTGATCTTCCATATTAATTACACGCTTAACTTATGTCCAAAATATTAGTCATCGGCGCCGGCATGGTGGGTTCTGCCATTGCCAAAGATCTTTCGGAAAAATATCCGGTCACCTGTGCGGATGTTCATCGCGAATCTCTTCGCCAACTTTCCTCCCACCGGCCATCCATTGCCACCATTGAATTGAATGTATTGGATCTTCCTGCCTTGGAAACAGCCATTGGCAATGTAGACCTGGTGGTTTCTGCTGTACCCGGCTTCCTTGGTTTTCAAACGCTTTCTAACATCATCCCGTCAGGTAAGCCGGTGGTTGACATTTCCTTCTTTCCTGAAGACGCGCGTGAACTGGATCACATGGCAAAAAAGTATGGGACTACCGTTATTGTCGACTGTGGTGTGGCTCCCGGAATGGGCAACCTGATCCTGGGGCACTATGATAAAAAAATGAAGATCCGGTCTTTTGGATGTCTGGTAGGCGGACTGCCACGGATTCGACAGTGGCCGTTCGAATACAAGGCGCCGTTTTCGCCTGTGGATGTTATCGAAGAATACACCCGACCCGCACGATATGTTGAAAACGGGGAAGTTGTCACCCGTGAAGCTTTAAGCGATGTGGAGCATTTCTCATTTAAAGGAATAGGTACCCTCGAGGCATTCAATTCCGATGGACTACGATCCATCATTCATAGTTTTCCCCACATCCGGAACATGAAAGAAAAAACATTGCGCTACCCTGGCCATGCTGAGAAAATGCGTGCACTGAAGGAAGCTGGTTTTTTTTCAAATGAGGACATGGAGATCGGAGGTATAAAGATCAAACCGTTGGATGTGACCTCAAAGCTGTTGTTTGATTCGTGGAAGCTATCACCGGGTGAGGAGGAATTCACGGTTATGCGCATAACCATCGAAGGCATGAATCACGGCAATCAACCGCAACAAGTTGTATTTGAACTCTACGATCAATATGATGTTGCAACGGGAATCTCTTCCATGGCACGTACCACCGGCTACACCGCCACCGCTGCGGTAAACTGGCTTATTGAAAAATCATTTAACCAAACCGGTGTATTTCCACCTGAGTACATCGGAGCAATTGACGGGTGTCTTGAATATATTCTGGAATATCAGCAGGACCGTGGAGTAAACTATACCATTAACCACAGTTAGGGTGGGGTCATAAAAGAGAGAGTCACCCCCCTCCGGATGACTCCCTCATATCGCGACAAATCCGATAATGCCGCGCCCAGCCCGTCCGGTACCCATTATTATCTATTTCCCGGGCAGGTGTGGTTCTACAAAAGAAGCAATCCACTATGGGATGATAAAGCATCATCTACCCAATGTATCATTTGGGTTAACAAACGCCCTTTATTCCCGAATCAATGTTTTGAGATAAATAACCGAACGTGCTATTTATCAGTATTTTTCGCACGTTGGAAGATAAACTGAAGCTGTAGCTATACTACTTACCGGCCTGCTGCATATAATCAAGGGTAAGACCGGATAAAATGATCACCCCTAGCTTCATCCCACTTTCGTCAATAAAGAAATCCGGTGTATGATGATCCGGAGCTTCATCGGAAGTTAGGTTTTGTGCCTTTCCGCCTAGAAAGAAATATACACCTGGCGCCTTCTCCTGGTAGAATGAGAAGTCCTCGGCACCGGTCTGGGCATTCACCAGTCTGACATTCTCCTTGCCCGCCAAACGGTCCAGGGTCGGAATCATCTTCGCTGTCAGGGTCGGATCATTATAGGTTACCGGGTACCGGACGCTGTATGGGATCTTTACCTCTGCAACAGCACCGGCACTCTCCGCCGTTTTCTCCGCCACCTCCCTGACACGTGTTATCAGTAATTTTTCATCCTGCGGACTGAGCGACCGGATGGTGCCTAACATTTCCACCTGCTCCGGAATGATGTTGGACCTTACCCCACCGTGAATGGAGCCTACGGTCACCACACCTGCATTCTGCGTAACATCAAGGTTTCGGCTGACAATGGCCTGTAGGTTATTGATGATTTGGGCTGATGCAACCACCGGATCGGTGGCATTCCACGGGTAAGCTCCATGCGATTGCTTACCTTTTACGATGATCTGAAAGTCATTGACTCCAGCCATGGTTCCACCGGGGCGATAAGTAATGGTATTTACGGTCTGATCGGAACTGATGTGCAATCCGAACACGGCATCCACGTGCGGGTTCTCCATCACGCCTTCACTCACCATGAGCTTGGCTCCGCCTTCTTCCCCTTTGGGTGCCCCTTCTTCCGCAGGTTGAAAAATGAATTTCACGGAACCTTTCAATTCTGACTTCATGGCCGTAAGTACTTCCGCAACCCCCATCAGTATCGCGATATGTGTATCATGGCCACATGCATGCATGACCCCTACCTCTGCTCCTTCATACATGGTCTTCACTTTTGATGCAAAGGGAAGCTTTACCCTTTCCGTCACGGGCAGTGCATCCATATCTGCCCTCAACGCTACCACAGGACCGGGCTTATCTCCTTTCAACAAACCTACTACACCGGTAACGGCCACACCCGTCTTCACTTCCATTCCCAGTTTCTTAAGGTGTGCAGCAATGATCTCAGCCGTACGCGTTTCACGGTTACTTAATTCCGGGTGCTCATGAAAATCCCTTCGCCATGCAATGACCTTGGATTCCACTTTATCGGCGAGTTCACGGATCTTGTCGTCTGTTTTTGGTGTGGGAGAGATTGCCGTAAGGGATAGCAATCCGGCCAGAGCAAGGGGCTTAATCATAGTGCGGGTATTATTCGGTTAAGGTGATGGCCTCTCAGCATCCGCTTTCTGCCATCTGCTGTCTGTCTTAGAATCTTAGGTGCGGTCAGTCTTCTTTCATATTATGAAAAACCGCCTGCACATCATCATCCTCTTCAAGATAATCGAGTAACTTTTGTACCTCCGCACGCTGCTCTTCACCCAACTCCACCTGGTTGCCCGGAATTCGTTCAAGGCTGGCGGTTGTCACTTCAATGCCTTTTTCCTCCAGTGCTTTTTGCATGTTTCCAAAATCTGTGAACGCGGTGTAGATAAAGATTTTGTCATCGGCCTTTTCGATTTCTTCCAGGCCATGGTCGATCAGTTCCAACTCCAGTTCCTCCAGGTTCTGTCCACTGTCCTGGATCTCAAAAACGCCTTTCCTGTCAAACAGAAATTCTAGGGAGCCTGTCTTACCCAAACTTGCTCCTACACGTGTAAAACAATGGCGCACATTGGCCACCGTCCTGGTGGGATTATCGGTGGCGGTTTCAACGACAACAGCGACGGCATGGGGACCGTATCCTTCGTAGACCACCTCTTCATAATCCTTCATGTCCTTGTTGGTGGCCCTCTGGATAGCCGATTCTATATTGGCTTTCGGCATGTTGATGGCCTTGGCATTCTGGATAGCGATCCGCAATTGGGCATTGACTTCCGGATCAGGTCCTCCGCGCTTTGCAGCCATACTGATATCCTTCCCAACCCTGGTAAAGGCCTTGGCCATCTTGGCCCATCTGGCAAACATCCGGTGTTTGCGCTTTTCAAAAATACGTCCCATGATGATTTATTTTGATCGTATAAATGTAGCGAAAATGGTTAGAACCGAATGAGGTCCATCTTTGATGCTTGGTGATGTGGTGATTTGAAAATTTGGTGATGTGGTGACCTGCCTGCCGAAGCGCCGGGCCATTGCAGGGCAGGCAGGTGTGATGATTTGGTGATTTGATAATTGAAGGGATTGCCGGTGCTGCAAACTGCATGTGGAACACCAACCTTAAACCTTAGACCTTAAACTTTATATATCTTTGCTACCATGTCCATCACTTTAGGATTAATAAAAGAAACCAAGCGCCCGCCGGATCAGCGTGTAGCGCTTAGTCCGGGGGAGTGCCGTCAATTGAAAAGCACCTACCCCGACCTCAACATCGTGGTTGAATCTTCGGACCAACGTTCATTTTCAGACCAGGAGTACCTGGATGAAGGCGTTGCCGTTTCAACCGACATGCAGGGCTGTGATTATTTGCTTGGCATCAAAGAAGTGAATCCGGATCGGTTGATGGAGGGCAAGACCTACTTTTTCTTTTCGCACACGATCAAGAAGCAGGCATACAATCGTCCTTTGCTACAGGAGGTCCTGCGGAAGAAAGTGCGTCTGATAGACTATGAGACCCTAACGGATCCGGCAGGCAACCGGATCATCGGCTTCGGCCGCTTTGCAGGGATCATCGGCACTTACAATGCCATTCTTGGTTATGGAAAAAAATATGACC is part of the Flavobacteriales bacterium genome and harbors:
- a CDS encoding YebC/PmpR family DNA-binding transcriptional regulator; this encodes MGRIFEKRKHRMFARWAKMAKAFTRVGKDISMAAKRGGPDPEVNAQLRIAIQNAKAINMPKANIESAIQRATNKDMKDYEEVVYEGYGPHAVAVVVETATDNPTRTVANVRHCFTRVGASLGKTGSLEFLFDRKGVFEIQDSGQNLEELELELIDHGLEEIEKADDKIFIYTAFTDFGNMQKALEEKGIEVTTASLERIPGNQVELGEEQRAEVQKLLDYLEEDDDVQAVFHNMKED
- a CDS encoding gliding motility-associated C-terminal domain-containing protein, whose product is MKKWTSLLVFALALCGNVRGQSTCASPDTIYGLPFYETFLSNCNMGSDYTNVACLNNNFFGGLDYVFQYTPTFNIDIRIQLQWAIDANVTNAGVAILDGCPSAPGVSCLDFNQYTLTPQGSENMMLVLDNLSLTGGQTYYIVVASAVCSGFSCSDCADFHVSITQCPNPIPDISGNEGGEDCGNNLNFESGCLTNWTGTVGGNAILSQADAIVANRGVDDRGEIQANTNYNFPNSCGKDLSQGTWTNGAAPNYTNINNTARFSIVTAGNTDIHSNGNLPVVPPGGGTYAVRIGNHEPGWRSECLQSSFVVTPQNAMFTYLYAIVMEDPQQAGNQHGFMDSPRFEVTITNSGGDIIGCGGEYTQVSIDAECNGFIKTSGNNDIWWQPWKAIGTDLTAYIGQTVTIKFCTADCNRGGHFGYAYLDTYCNPVIYEGVVVCGTGGTVTLPAPIGFQNYIWYEGPDTTGNVVGTDMTYTVNNPQDMDIYTVKFESIPGSGCFTTVTDTIRVVTLESRGDTTICEGMTPVTVYSTATGPDDLTYTWTDGNGTVVGNDSTLVLDPAPTTTTTYTITVATQMGGGCSLSEQVTVTVQPCNFNISLIGDTMCAGPSACADMEVTIDGGTPPYTFQWSPNIGTEAGPYQVCPATTTTYNVTVTDSLGIIQSTSATVVINDPPVLTTSHVNGGCGACDGSVSVSATGSAPFSFLWSNGCTSASCPDLCAGDYNVTVTDANGCVTAALDSVRNFGAPVISATATDALCFGSCDGTATVTVTTPGTPPYVFAWSDGQSGTSISGLCAGTYSVTITDSIGCQATATTTVNQPTPLVLNITTTDVLCANDCDGTATVSATGATPNYIYLWSTGETGTSISGLCAGTYTVTVTDNNGCTDSISGTVNEPTPLVLTPSSTDVACFGDCTGTVTVTPTGATPPYSYMWSSGGTDSVSTGLCANTYFVTVTDANGCTDTSSAIVSEPTQVTTTTSATDVLCAGDCNGSATVSASGGTPGYTYLWSSGATDSIATGLCAGTYTVTVTDNNGCQDTISATVNEPTPLVINPSAENEICGNCEGGVSVSASGATPGYSYLWSSGDSTADVTGLCSGTYTITVTDTNGCFVIRTATVGNIDILPQADFLASPWEVSIMSPVIDFTDKSTDAISWFWTFGDGDTSMVQNPNHTYPDTGCYPVMLYIINQYGCADSVPNTVCVKDISSIYIPNAFTPNGDGDNDFFRVEQYNFCEVQMYIFDRWGNLIFETQSLKGWDGTANNGAEVAQQDVYVWLVTAKDCFGNPWRRIGHVTLIR
- a CDS encoding saccharopine dehydrogenase NADP-binding domain-containing protein, with protein sequence MSKILVIGAGMVGSAIAKDLSEKYPVTCADVHRESLRQLSSHRPSIATIELNVLDLPALETAIGNVDLVVSAVPGFLGFQTLSNIIPSGKPVVDISFFPEDARELDHMAKKYGTTVIVDCGVAPGMGNLILGHYDKKMKIRSFGCLVGGLPRIRQWPFEYKAPFSPVDVIEEYTRPARYVENGEVVTREALSDVEHFSFKGIGTLEAFNSDGLRSIIHSFPHIRNMKEKTLRYPGHAEKMRALKEAGFFSNEDMEIGGIKIKPLDVTSKLLFDSWKLSPGEEEFTVMRITIEGMNHGNQPQQVVFELYDQYDVATGISSMARTTGYTATAAVNWLIEKSFNQTGVFPPEYIGAIDGCLEYILEYQQDRGVNYTINHS
- a CDS encoding amidohydrolase, with the protein product MIKPLALAGLLSLTAISPTPKTDDKIRELADKVESKVIAWRRDFHEHPELSNRETRTAEIIAAHLKKLGMEVKTGVAVTGVVGLLKGDKPGPVVALRADMDALPVTERVKLPFASKVKTMYEGAEVGVMHACGHDTHIAILMGVAEVLTAMKSELKGSVKFIFQPAEEGAPKGEEGGAKLMVSEGVMENPHVDAVFGLHISSDQTVNTITYRPGGTMAGVNDFQIIVKGKQSHGAYPWNATDPVVASAQIINNLQAIVSRNLDVTQNAGVVTVGSIHGGVRSNIIPEQVEMLGTIRSLSPQDEKLLITRVREVAEKTAESAGAVAEVKIPYSVRYPVTYNDPTLTAKMIPTLDRLAGKENVRLVNAQTGAEDFSFYQEKAPGVYFFLGGKAQNLTSDEAPDHHTPDFFIDESGMKLGVIILSGLTLDYMQQAGK